One stretch of Schlesneria sp. DSM 10557 DNA includes these proteins:
- a CDS encoding proton-conducting transporter membrane subunit: MSELHFPWMEASVFIALFGAFWVALVRDQFVASRYSLFFTTLVLITTTGAWIDYEFVNPYNARPSDAQDYWNPLTKLVGREIFVIDPLSSPLLSLVALLYFLVSLTTLRTKIRRFSFAWTLASEAIVLATFACEDPWLITGLLAVGTIQPYLELRSRGQSTRVYVLHMALFIILLVVGQAAVEYEGREKQVHSLWAIVPLLIAVFIRSGIAPFHCWMSDLFERATFGTALLVAMPLVGAYATIRLVLPIAPDWVLRTIGVLSLLTAVYASGIALVQTDTRRFFCYLFLSHSALVLVGLEAVTPISLTGALCVWMALSISLGGFGLTLRALEARRGRLSLNEFQGLYDHTPALAVLFMVTGLASVGFPGTFGFVGTEMLVDGAVEDFPYIGVAVVVAATLNGIAVVHAYFRLFTGTRHQSLVSLGIGRRERFAVVTLTALIFLGGLIPQFNVTSRHRAADRILRARSQLSQVHSLTDYLGFDTDGH; this comes from the coding sequence ATGAGCGAACTTCACTTTCCCTGGATGGAAGCATCCGTCTTCATCGCTCTGTTCGGTGCTTTCTGGGTCGCGCTGGTTCGCGATCAGTTTGTTGCCAGTCGGTACTCCTTGTTCTTCACGACACTTGTACTGATCACCACCACGGGGGCCTGGATCGACTATGAGTTCGTCAACCCCTACAACGCCAGGCCTAGTGACGCTCAGGACTACTGGAATCCATTAACTAAACTCGTGGGTCGGGAAATCTTCGTGATTGACCCGCTCAGTTCTCCACTGCTGTCGCTCGTTGCGTTGCTCTATTTTCTGGTTTCGCTGACCACACTCCGTACCAAGATTCGTCGATTCAGCTTTGCCTGGACACTGGCATCGGAAGCCATAGTCCTCGCGACATTCGCTTGTGAGGACCCCTGGCTGATTACCGGTCTGCTTGCAGTTGGCACGATTCAGCCGTATCTCGAATTGCGCTCCCGGGGCCAAAGTACGCGAGTCTATGTGCTGCACATGGCCCTGTTCATTATTCTGCTGGTCGTTGGTCAGGCCGCTGTCGAGTACGAAGGTCGTGAGAAGCAGGTCCATTCCCTGTGGGCGATCGTGCCGCTGTTGATTGCCGTGTTCATTCGGAGTGGGATCGCCCCCTTTCATTGCTGGATGAGTGACCTCTTCGAGCGAGCGACTTTCGGGACGGCTCTGCTGGTGGCGATGCCGCTGGTCGGTGCGTACGCCACGATTCGTCTGGTTCTGCCCATCGCTCCTGACTGGGTCTTGCGGACCATTGGCGTCTTGTCGCTTTTAACTGCGGTCTACGCGTCGGGCATTGCCCTGGTTCAGACGGATACCCGGCGATTCTTCTGTTATCTCTTTCTCAGCCATTCCGCCCTGGTGCTGGTGGGGTTAGAGGCCGTGACGCCAATCAGCCTGACGGGTGCGTTGTGCGTCTGGATGGCGCTGAGCATCTCGCTGGGAGGGTTCGGATTGACGTTGCGGGCGCTGGAGGCGCGGCGAGGTCGACTTTCGCTGAATGAGTTTCAAGGGCTCTATGATCATACTCCCGCCCTGGCCGTGCTCTTCATGGTCACTGGTTTGGCCAGTGTCGGTTTCCCGGGGACCTTTGGGTTCGTGGGGACAGAGATGCTGGTCGATGGTGCCGTCGAGGACTTCCCGTATATCGGTGTCGCCGTTGTTGTGGCCGCGACACTCAACGGGATCGCGGTTGTTCATGCCTATTTCCGGCTGTTCACAGGAACGCGTCACCAGTCACTGGTGTCGTTAGGGATCGGTCGTCGCGAGCGGTTCGCGGTCGTCACTCTGACCGCGTTGATCTTCCTTGGCGGCCTCATCCCTCAGTTCAATGTGACGTCACGACACCGGGCGGCCGATCGGATCCTCCGT
- a CDS encoding proton-conducting transporter membrane subunit — translation MLMAFHTMGLLAASVVESQAEIDPAASAVRQLVFNILGLLVVGAPAILFAVLAVASLLRDRPLSERVIARCVQTGIVTGLLAAVSILVLMLVWSDTQVPIEIGSWVNVENHDLHKKYHFVFKFEFDRLSVPFVILTFVLCGTIGAFANRYMHREKGFNRFFTLLSLFVVGMVTTSLAGTIETLFTGWELVGLSSALLVAFFHERPAPSTNGLHVWIVYRVSDAALLLAAVALHHMKGEGNFDHFLSGQWPEATTFLEPRQAFFVGVLLLVAAMGKSAMVPFSGWLPRAMEGPTPSSAIFYGALSVHLGAFLLLRFSPIIARSPALQILIIVVGLATAIFGTFAGTVQTDIKSALSFASMSQVGLIFAEIGCGFQYVALVHILGHGCLRTLQFLRAPTLLHDYRSMEDAIGGRLPQFSVAWLRRAPEKSRVWYYRVALERGYMDAYLQDYVVRPFLSALRKCDQLERRWTCFLSGKPHPETTPEEASALLEELQ, via the coding sequence ATGTTGATGGCTTTTCACACGATGGGACTGCTTGCTGCGTCCGTCGTTGAGTCGCAAGCGGAAATTGATCCAGCAGCCAGCGCTGTGCGGCAGCTTGTGTTTAACATTCTGGGCTTACTGGTTGTGGGTGCCCCCGCGATCCTGTTCGCCGTGCTGGCTGTGGCGTCGCTGCTGCGTGATCGACCCTTGAGTGAACGGGTTATCGCACGCTGTGTGCAGACGGGAATCGTCACCGGCTTGCTGGCTGCGGTGTCCATTCTGGTCCTGATGCTCGTCTGGAGTGACACTCAGGTGCCGATCGAGATCGGCAGTTGGGTGAACGTTGAGAATCACGACCTCCATAAGAAGTACCACTTCGTCTTCAAATTTGAGTTCGATCGCCTGTCTGTGCCGTTTGTGATACTGACGTTCGTGCTGTGCGGTACCATCGGCGCGTTTGCCAATCGGTACATGCATCGCGAGAAGGGCTTCAACCGGTTCTTCACCCTGCTGTCACTTTTCGTCGTGGGCATGGTTACCACGTCATTGGCAGGAACGATTGAGACCCTTTTCACGGGATGGGAACTTGTCGGTCTGTCATCGGCATTGCTCGTCGCTTTTTTTCATGAGCGGCCTGCTCCGTCGACCAACGGTCTGCATGTCTGGATCGTCTATCGTGTTTCGGATGCCGCTTTGCTGCTGGCTGCGGTGGCTTTGCACCACATGAAAGGGGAAGGCAACTTCGATCACTTCCTTTCGGGACAATGGCCGGAAGCAACGACGTTTCTCGAACCCCGGCAGGCCTTCTTTGTGGGGGTGCTGCTGCTGGTGGCAGCGATGGGCAAGTCGGCGATGGTCCCTTTTTCCGGTTGGCTTCCCCGAGCGATGGAGGGTCCAACTCCGTCCAGTGCCATCTTCTACGGGGCGCTTTCCGTTCATCTGGGGGCATTCCTGCTGCTCCGTTTCAGCCCGATCATCGCCCGGTCCCCCGCTCTCCAGATATTGATCATCGTCGTCGGGCTGGCAACGGCGATCTTTGGCACGTTCGCGGGAACGGTGCAGACCGACATCAAGAGCGCTCTTTCGTTTGCTTCGATGTCACAAGTCGGCCTGATTTTTGCCGAGATCGGGTGTGGCTTTCAGTATGTCGCTCTGGTTCATATTCTCGGGCATGGTTGTCTGAGAACGCTGCAATTTCTGAGGGCACCGACGCTATTACATGACTATAGGTCAATGGAAGACGCCATCGGGGGACGACTGCCTCAGTTTTCAGTGGCATGGCTGAGACGGGCTCCCGAAAAGTCGCGCGTCTGGTATTACCGGGTTGCTCTGGAACGTGGGTACATGGACGCTTACCTGCAGGACTATGTCGTCCGGCCATTTTTGTCGGCACTCCGCAAATGCGATCAACTTGAACGCCGCTGGACGTGCTTCCTTTCCGGAAAGCCCCATCCTGAAACCACTCCTGAAGAGGCTTCTGCCTTACTGGAGGAGCTGCAATGA